The Geminocystis sp. NIES-3708 genomic sequence TTTGCTCATCGAAATAAAGAAAATAAAATTGTCATTAATCAACCACAATTATTCATGATGATAGCTGGAGATGATGGAAAATGGCAACATCCCTTAGAACAACCAATGGATATAATTGAAAGAATTTTACCTAAAAGTTTACATCAATATTTTTTCTTTGATGGTGAACATATTGATCATCTTTTTCGCATAGAAGAAAGACATAAAATTGCTGAAGATACAAAGGAATTAATAGGGGTAAAAGTTTTAGAAAGGGCAGTCAGTCACTTAAAAAATGCTCAAAAAATCTTAAAAGATGAGTTAAATTCTATAGGCGATATAACAATTACAACGTTGATTAAACAACAAAAAGATCAAGAAATTTTCAAAATAAAATTAGAAAAAGATAATAACTTACTTATCACTAGATTAGAACAATTACTTTTAGATAAGCAAAGTATTTCTGCACAAATGTTAGCTATGGGTGGTATTGAAAATTTACAAGTCTTAAAGCAAAAATTATTAACCGATGAAAAAGAAGTTAGAAAGAATTTAATTAACACTCAACAAGCTATAAAAAAAGAAATTTCTACCAGAGGTTATTTAACTTTTTTATCTTCAACCATAGCGGAATTTAATCTGATTATTAAAGACTTAAGACATAAAGGAGAATTACCTAGTGGCATTAAGAAGCAATTTATAGAACAATTATTACATGAAAAAAAATGTATTTGTGGAACAGAATTATATCCTGAAACAAAGCCTTATTCACAAGTAAAAAATTGGATTAATCTTGCGGGAAGTACTGAGATAGAAGAAGCTGTTATTAGATTAGAAACTCAAGTCAATAATATTGAGTCTTTAAAAAATAATTTTTGGATAGAAATAAATAAATATCAAGAAAATATTAATAATTGGCGAATTCAGTTAAGCACTATTGAAGAAGAATTAGATAAAATAAATGAACAATTAAGACAATACCCTGATCATAATATTCAAGAAAAACAAAGACAATTAGATAATATTGAACAGCATATTCGCGAAATTACTTTAAATCAAGGAGAAAATAATTTACAATTAGAAAATATTAAAGAAGAGTTAATAAATTTAGAAAAACAGTTAAAAAAACAAGAAGTAAAACAAGAAAAACATTCTCTAATTATTAGAAGAATTCAAGGGGCAGATGATTCTATAAAATGTATTCTTGAAGTGCAAAAAAGACTGGAAAATCAATTTAGATTAGCCTTAGAAAAAAAAGTTCAAGAAATTTTTAACTCGATCTCTTTTACCCCTTATCAACCTCATTTAAATGAAAATTATGAGTTAAATTTAATTGAAAATACATCAGGAATTGATTTGGCAGTGGCGGCATCAACAGGAGAAAATCAAATCTTAAGTTTATCTTTTATCGGTGCTATTATTGATATGGTAAGAGAATGGTCAAAACAAAGTAATTTAGTCGGCTTAGATTCTAGTAAATTTCCCATAATTATGGATTCACCCTTCGGCAGTTTAGATGAAATTTATCGCCGTCAAGTGGGTAAATCTATCCCTAAATTAGCTAATCAATTAGTAGTTTTAGTCACAAAAACTCAATGGCGAAATGAAGTGGAAACGGAGATGAATCCTTATATCAATAAACAATATATTTTAGTATATCGATCGCCAAAAGAAGATTGTCAAGAAGATTTTATTATTCTTAATGGTGAAGAATATCCGTTGGTTAAAAAAAGCGATAATCAGTTTGAATATACAGAAATTATAGAAGTTAATATTTAAGTTTAAGAGGGTAAATTTTCAAATTTAAGGAAAGTATCATAAAGATATTGTAAGAATTTTAGATTCCGAAATTTACTAGAAAAATTATGCCAATTATTATTACTATTTTTACTTTTATCCCAACTAAAAACTTGAATACCATTCCAAAAAGTTGAATAACAATTTTGGGGAGTAGGAAAATCTAATATTAATTCACAATGAGGCTGTAAGGCTAAAAAATCGAAATTTGCTTGTTGGGCTGAAATAAAGTTACTATCATCAACTACAATTAACGCCTTATCTGCCAAAAAAGGTATTACCATTAATAATCCCATTAATTGTGAGCGATAATCGTGGGCACCATCATAAAAATAAACGCCAATTTTTTCCTCTATTTGATATTCTCTAAAGTCAAAAAAGAATTCTTCAAAGTCTTGATTACAGAAATTTACTTGTTCTTCTAAGTTAAAATAAGATAAATTATTCTCTAATTGATTCATATTTTTACCTTCAAAATCAAATTCTGAAAAGTCATCCACTGCATAGGCAGTTTTGTCATGATTATTTATTAAAGCACCAATTAAAGTTGAACCTTTGTATGTACCAATTTCGCAGTAAATTTCATCTTTTTCCATACATTCAACTGCCCAATTTAATAACTGTAAAATATTAGTAGTTGTCATGCCATCAATATGATTTAATATCGAACTAAAAATAGAGTCTTTTGGAGTAATTAAATCAGTGCTATAATTATGATATTTGTTAGATAACTCTTGAATAAATTTTTGATAATCCATAATTGTTAAATTAATCTTTTTTTCTCGTTATAATTTTAAGTTGACCTTTAAAATACCAGAAACTTTAATAATAATATCAGTTATGACGACAGAATATAATTTGCCTCGTCAACGTTGGAAATTTTATCCTCAAAATCCCAGTTTAGTTAATAATTTAATCTCTTATTTAGGTTTATCTCCTATCATTACCCAAGTGATTTTAAATCGTGGTATCGTTGATATAAAAGAAGCTCAAGGTTATGTTAATCCTGAAATTATTGATTTGCCTTCTCCTTTAACAGAATTTCTTGATTTAGATAAAAGTATTGAAATATTAAAAAACGCCATCGCTTCTAGGCAAAAAATAGCAATATGTGGTGACTATGACGCTGATGGTATGACTAGTACGGCTTTATTGTTGAGAGGTTTAAGACATTTAGGGGCACAGGTGGATTATGCTATTCCCAGTCGCATGACAGATGGTTATGGTATTAATCGTCGTATTGTGGAAGAATTCAAGCAAGAAGGGGTAAGCCTGATTTTAACTGTAGATAATGGTATTTCTGCTTATGATGCGATCGCAAGGGCTAAAGAGTTAGACTTAAAAGTAATTATCACGGATCATCATGATTTACCACCAAAGTTGCCCCCTGCTGATGCCATTTTAAATCCAAAATTATTGCCTGAAGATTCTCCTTATCGTAGTTTAGCAGGAGTTGGAGTTGCTTATATTTTGGCGGTGACTTTAGCACAAAATTTGAATCAATTACAAGGTTTAACAAAGCCATTATTAGAATTATACACCGTTGGGACGATCGCCGATCTTGCACCCTTAACAGGAGTAAATCGCCGTTGGTTAAAAAGAGGTTTAAAATTATTGTCAAATTCTGATATTTTGGGAATAAGATCATTGATTAAATTAGCAGAAGTTGATGGACAAAAAAAACTTTTAAATTCTGATGATATAGGCTTTAAAATTGGTCCGAGAATTAACGCTATTGGGCGAATAGATGATCCTCAAATTGTCATTGAATTATTGACGACAGAAGATGAAGAAATTGCTATAACTAGAGCAATGCAATGTAATTTAAGTAATCAAACTCGTCAAAATTTATGTAAACAAATTGAACAAGAAGCTATTAAAATTATTGAAGAAACTCCTTTAAATTGGCAAGAAGATCGAGTTTTATTAATCATTCATGAAAATTGGCATCATGGCGTAATTGGAATCGTTGCTTCTCGTTTATTAGAAAGATATGGTGTACCTGTTTTTATCGGCACTTACGACGAAGAAAAAACAGATATAATAAGAGGCTCGGCTAGAGGAATTGAAGAATATAATGTTTTTTTAGCTTTACAATATTGCGATGATTTACTAGATAAATATGGAGGGCATAAAGCCGCAGGAGGATTTAGTTTTTCTCGTCAAAATTTATCATTAATTCATGAGCGTTTAAAAGATTTTTCTCATAAGTGTTTAATTCCAGAATATTTGAAGCCTTTAATAAAAATAGATGCACAAATAAACTTTTCACAAATAAACTTTAAATTACTAAAAGAAATAGACAGTTTATACCCTTGGGGAATTGAAAATAAAGCCCCAACTTTTTGTACATCTAAAGTAAAAGTTATTAGCCAAAAGTTGACAAAAACAGGAGAACATTTACAATTAACTCTAATAGATCAAGCCCAACAATTAAAAGGAATAGCATGGGGTTGGCATCATTATTATCCTTTACCGCCAGTAGTTGATATAGCCTATCGACTCAAAGAAAATGAGTGGAATGGAGACAAATCAATTCAACTAGAAATTATTGGTGCAAGAGAATCGGATAAAGTATAAACTATTTGTTTTCAATAGTAAGTCGATTTTTGATTCTTTATTTTTAATTCTTAATTCTTCTATTGTTCATTTTTGATATTTCTGGTATATATGTTAATAGAGAACAAAATGTAGAGAATTTTTATGTTGTCTCTGGAATTACCCAGTACTGCCGTCCGTGAAAAAATACAATTATCAAGTCGTATTTTATTGATTGAAGATGAAGAATTGATCAGGAATATAATTGCTTTAAACCTTGAAGAAGAGGGATATGAAGTAATTAAAGCCTGTAACGGTAGGGAAGCCCTAAATATCCTTGAACGTCAACATTTGCAAAGTTCAGGAGATAATATTGATATGGTTATCTTAGATTTAATGTTACCTGAAGTTAATGGATTAGATGTTTGTCGCTTACTTCGTCATCGTGGTAATATGATTCCTATTTTAATATTAAGTGCTAAAGCCGCTGAAACAGACCGAGTTTTGGGTTTAGAAGTTGGGGCTGATGATTATTTGACTAAACCTTTTAGTATGAAAGAATTAGTCGCTCGTTGTCGTGCCTTATTACGTCGAAATTCAGTAAATACGACATCATCTACTTCCATTCGCCAATTTAAAGATATAACCATGCTTTCTAATGAATGTAGAGTTATGGTAAGACAAGAAGAAGTTAACCTTTCTCCAAAAGAATATCGTTTATTAGAGTTATTTATGACTTATCCTAAAAGGGTATGGGATAGAGAACAACTAATAGAAAATATTTGGGGGGCAGATTTTTTAGGGGATACAAAAACCGTAGATGTACATATTCGTTGGTTAAGAGAAAAATTAGAGAAAGACCCAAGTAATCCTGAGTACTTAATAACTGTTCGTGGATTTGGTTATAGATTTGGCTGATAAATTGATAATTAATAGTTGATATAGCGTTTTTCATTATTAATTATTAATTATTAATTATTAATTATTGATTGTTAATGAATGTTTTATTTTTTATGTGGTTTAACCCTTGGCTTAATTATTTATTTTTGGAAGAAATATCAAATTGATACCGAATTAACAGATATTTTACACTCCCTATCACAATTTGAATTCGTCCATTCTCTTTCAAAAATAGCCCAAGTTAGGCGAAATGTTAACTTACTCAATAATCATTTTTATTATACTCAATTAGAATTAGATCTTCATCGTCATTTAATCAATAAAATTCCTCTAGGTTACTTAAGAATAAATGAAGAAAATTGTTTAATAGAATGTAATGAACAAGCAAAAACTTTGTTAAATATTCAGCGTTGGAATTCTGAAATATTAAGATTATTTTTGGAATTAGTGCGTTCTTATGAACTAGATCAATTAATTCAACAAACTCGAAAAACGCAACAAAATTTAATCATTGAATGGGAATTTTTTCCTACTACTAACTATGTTTTAGAAAATGAATCTAATCTCGAAATAGAAAGCTATAAATCTCTTTTTCTTAAAGCTTATAGTTATCCTTTACCAGCAGAACACGTTAGTATTTTTATCGAAAATAAACAAATAATTAAAGAGTTATCAGCAAGACGAGATGAGGCTTATTCTGATTTAAGTCATGAATTACGAACACCCTTAACATCTCTTTCGTTATTAACAGAAACCTTACTCAAATATAGCGATGAGAAAAGTAAAATTTGGGTACAGCAAATGTATCAAGAAATTAACCGTTTAATTAATTTAGTTCAAAATTGGCTAGAAATTTCGAGCTTAGAAAAAAATCCTTATCAAACCCTAAAAATTCAACATTTAGACTTAAAACAATTAATATTATCTGCATGGGAATCATTAAAAATATTAGCAGATAAAGAACAAATATCATTAGAATATCAAGGAGAAGAAAAATTAATTATTGAAGCAGATCTTAACCGTTTAACTCAAGTTTTTGTTAACTTATTTGATAATAGTATTAAACATAGTTCTTTTGGTGGTTTAATTACTGTTAAAATTGATATTAAAAGTTATGATGAAAATCATCAATTTTTAGAAATTAACTTAATTGATTCAGGGACAGGTTTTAATACGGCTGATTTACCTTATATTTTTGAGCGACTCTATAGAGGAGATAAATCAAGAGCAAGAAATTCAACAGGCGGTACTGGCTTAGGATTAAGTATTGTTAAACAAATTATTGAAGCACATCAAGGTTCAATAATAGCTAATAATCATCCTCAAACTAAAGGTGCATGGTTTAAAATTATTTTTCCTTTTAAATAAAGGGTTGAAAAAATACTTAATTAACAAAAAAGTCTCAGATTTTGGCTAATTTTATTCCAAAAAACTAACATTTTCAATCCCATTCTATACAATTAAGTATTTTTTATATTTAATTATAATATTGACATCGACATCTTTATCTATAAGTATTTCTCTTAACCTCTATCTACTACCCTCACAAAAACACTTTTTCAACAACCTCTAATTATTGATAAATTATTGTTGTATAAGATTTTTTTTCAAAAAATAAAATAAATTATTTAAAAATTATTCATGAGTACAAATACTTTATATACGTATAAATACTGAATTTTATGATTAACTTTAAATAAATCCATGAATAAAACTTTAACTAAGTTTTGTAAAAAATAAGACATTTAAAAAATAAATCTAGTTATAATTTAAGAAAAAGCAATATAAATTAACAAGATAAAATTTTTCATCATAAAAAAATATCATCTTAAATTTAGACTTTAATCTTAACTGTAGAGGGGAAAAAATGATTAGAAATACTGCAACCATTGACATCCAAACTCAATATAATCAAGGAGAAAGAGATTTTCCAAAATTGCAATTAAGAAGAATAGATTTAAGAAATAATAAACTTAGAGGAATTAATTTAGCAGGATCAGATTTAAGTTATGCTGACTTAAGAGATGTTGATTTAACCAATGCTAATCTCAGTAATTGCTATTTGAATGAGGCTAATTTAAGTGGTGCTAATTTGAGTGGTGCGAACTTGAAAGGAGCATATTTAATTAAAGCATATTTAACTAGAGTATCTTTCAAAAAAGCTATCCTTAAAGAAACATATTTAACAGGTAGTTTTCTTACTAAAGCAGATTTAAGTCAAGCAGATTTATGTGGTGCATTTTTAAATGGAGCTCATCTTAATGGTGCTAATTTTAGAGAAGCAGTTTATGATAACAGCACTCGTTTTGATAAATCTTTCGAGCCTAATTCTTTGGGTATGAAAATTAGTTCCTCTTTTCAACAAACCGCTGCAAGAAAAGTTAGTATTGGTGATATAACTAGTAATTTTGAAAGCATCGCTAGCATAACAAGTCATTACTTAGGGGGTACAATTACCGCCAAAAATTTTGAAGATTCTCGCCCTGATGTAGAATGGTTACAACAATTTTGTATGGATAAAAAAGGGAAAATTTCTTTTACGGGCACAATGAGTAATCAAGCCACGATGATGCAATTAAAATGGTTTGAAAAATGGACAAATGCTTTTATCAAAAAATCTTCCATCATTATTCAAGACTTACCAAATATTATTGAAGAAAAACATCTCACTGTTGAGTATTTAATCAAAAATAATGTCGCTTAATTGTTAATAAAACTTATTTTTTTGTTTATTTCTTCATAATTTATATTTGTATTCTCATCTTTATCATTTACTATGATTAATAAATTTAAAAATAGGTATAAATGCTAATTATTAAGCGAAATTTCGCAATTGTATAGAAATGTTTAAAAAGAAGATTCAAAAATAAAAATTTAGTTAAAATAAGTGCAGAAGGTAAATTAATTTACGACTAATTTAATAATTGAAGAACCATTACATTATAAGTATAAGAGGATTGAAAATCAGATGACTTTTACACCTACAAAATCAAGTCGTACTGTAGAAACAATTTCCAAGAATCTATGGAAAAATAAATACCCTAAAAAACATGATCATTATACCTTAGAAGACTTTTTTCATTTTGACACTCAAAATGGGGACATTACTGATTGGAATGAATCTCGAAATGTTCTTGTAACTGAAGATTTTATCGTGGGATTAATCGAAGGTTTAGAAGAAGAAGTAGGTTCTGCTTCTAGTGTGGTTATGTATAATATCGGTAAAGCGTGGGGTATTAGAGACGCTGAATTTTTTGAACAATGGTTTCAAAAAGAATATGAGTATCCCAAAAATAGTAAAGATATGAATTTATTATATGTTCTTGAAGCGTGGTGGTGGCCTTTCACGACTCAAGGATGGGGCAACTGGGATGTTGATTTAAGTGAACAAAAAAATGGTTTTATGTTTGTTAATATCTTTGATTCCGCCGTTGCTCGTACTTTAGGAGATGTTGGTAAACCAGTATGTCATATTTATGCAGGTTTAATGGCTGGTTTTTTCAGTCGTTTTATCAACAAACAACTTAACTGCATTGAAATTCAGTGCTACTCTATGGGTGAAACCTATTGTAAATTTTTGTTAGGAAAACAAGATCGAATTGATGCCGCTACTTTCTGGCAAAATGAGGGTGCTGGTGCAAAAGATATTCAGAAAAAATTAGTGAATGGAGAATATCTCAAATGATACCCTTAACCTGTGTTACAGTCGAAAAATTTTTTCAGGAAGCTAATTGGCAAGGTTTTAAACTCATTCATGACAATAAAACTCCTTCAACGGAGAAGATACTAACCGAAGAGACAACCCCTATTGCTCATTTTGGTTTAACAGTGGAAAGTTTTTTCTCTTTACATAATTGGCAGGGTATTTTCAAAACTTATCAACATCAAACAGAAACTGTTGAAAAAGAAGAAGAATTATTGGTAACAAAACAACCATCTTACCCCCTGACGATGTCAGTAGGAGAATTTTTCCAGCGTATGGCTTGGCAAGGACAAAATTATAAAATGTACAAGAAAACTAATATCGCCTCCATGCCAAAGATGTCTGATGTTATCAATCTTAAACCTCAAGTATTGAATGTCAAAGATTTATCTGATTTACTTTAAGGAAAAATTATGTATCCAGAATTACAAGCATTAATTCACGAAGCCGAATTTCAGTATCTTAATCAAGAAAACTTAAATCAATTCTCTCAAGAAATCTCCACTCTTAAAAATAGAATTGCGGCTTATAAACTTCTGCGAGATGAAGAAATAAGTATTTTTCAAGAAATTGCCGATGATGTAGTTATTAAATTTCCCAAAGAAAATCCTAAGAAAATTGAAACTGCTATCCGTCATTGGTTATTAATTACAAGATATTCTGCCATGGCGATGATGTTAAATAACCACGAATTTCTCGAACATCGTTTATTAGAATGGTTGACAGATATAGTTCAAGCTCATCAATCTGAAGCTATTTTTTCGACTATTTATTCATTATTAATTGCTAAATTAACTGAGGTTTTTTCTAATGATGAATTAAATCATCTTCAGCCATTTTTAGCCCAAGCCAATGATTATTTAATGAATACTTCTGTTTTAGCTAATTAAAGCATCAAAAATCGATCAAAAATAAGAGGAAAAATCAATGATTTCCGTTGCGGATTTAGTTCAAGAAAAAGCCTTAAAAGGTAATTATTTTGCCCCTTCTGCCTATGTGCAAGGAGATTTTGAGTTAGGATTATTAGAAACAAGACTAGGCTCAAGATTAATCGCTTTACCTGAAGTTCTTTTACAAGGTATTTACGCTGGTTTAGAAGAAGAAATTGGTCAAGCGACAGGGATAGTTCTTTATAATTGTGGACGTTGGTGGGGCAAAAGTTTTTATCGCCGTTTTATCCAAGAAGTCAGCGAATATTATGAGATGCCATTAGCACAAATGGAGATGGCTCAATTTTTGAGTTGTTTAAAACAATGTTGGAAAACTCACGGTTGGGGGGTGATTAATTTTAATTTCGATTACTATTCTCAAGGTTTTATCGTGGCAAATACAGTTAACTCTCCTTTTGCCCAAGCCGCACCTCAAGGAAAAGGTTTTGCTTGTCAGCCAGAATCTGGAATTTTAACTTCTTTTTTCAGTCAATTGACGGGAGAAAATCTTGATTGTATTCAACTTAGTTGTGAATCGATGGGTGCGAAATCTAACTATTTTGTTATCGGCTTAGATGAAAGGGTGAAGTTAGCCAAAACTTTATCGGAGGAAGGTCATGATCATTCTACCATTCTTGATCGTTTATTAGAAAGTAATTCTGCTGATAACTAAAGATAACTTCAAGAAATATCTCAAAAATTAACTTTTAATTTACATACAAATAATAGTTAATAGCTAATTGTTAACTGTTAATTATTAATTGTTTAACTATCTTTAATTTTCACTAAAACATAAGCTAATCTTAAATTATACCCTTTATAAATTTAGATAAGAAGATAGTGGCAAAATCCATCAGACTAGATCCTTTAGGTACAGATACAGCAATTAAAACTAATGATAACCTCTTATCAGGATTATTGAAAAGTCAATTAAATGTCCTGCAGGAATGCGGTGGCAGAGGAATGTGTTCTACTTGTCATGTTTATATCAAAGAAGGCATGGAAAGTTTATCACCTCTGAATCGCAGAGAAAAAAGAACTTTAGAAGTAATTACCACTTGTAAACTTAATTCTCGTCTGGCTTGTCAAGCTAGGGTTATCGGTGAAGGAGTAGTAGTTGAATTGCCTTCAGGGATGTATTTAAGTCAGATTGATGACGTTGAATCCTTAATTGGTAGAAGAGCACAACAAAATATTCTTCATCCTATCTCTGGGAAGATTTTGGTAGAGGAAGGAAAGTTAATTACTCGCTCAATGATTAGTCAATTAGAGAATACAAAAGGAGAAGTTACCCAATATTTAGCCAATACCAGTGATGCAGTTTAACATCATTTTATTAATTTTTACTAGGAGTATTCAACAATGTTAAAACAATTTGCGGATTTAACCATCGAAGCTGATGGACGTTACGCTGAAGATTATGAGTTAAAATTTTTAGAGGATTATTTAGAATCTCAAGATTTAAGAATGAGTGCTTATATTAAAATTCGAGATAATGCTGATGCTATCGTAGAAGCGGTAAGAGTAGGTAAAAATAAGCGTAATCCTGAATTTAAAGATTATTATGCCACTTGTAAACGGGATTTTATCGATTTAATTCGTTATAGTGCGGCGGCGTTATTATTTGATGATTTAGAACGGTTACGTACTAATATGTTGTTATGGTTTCAAACCATTGCTAAATCTTGGACTTTTGAAGATGATAATAACGATACTTATGATGTATTGTTACAAGTAATTCCACAATTTTTAACCCCAGAAGAAGCTAAACTTGCTCTTCCGATTTTTGAGCTTAATTGTGCAGTTTTAGTTTAATTTTTTTATGTTCGGTATTTTGGAGTATTTTAATTAAAATGATAGAAAAAAAACAAGATATAATCGGTTTTACAGGTTTAGGGGTTTCCGTAGTAGGAGTAATTGCTTCTGTAGCACTAAACAATCCTCTTTTAGCTTCTATTCCTTTAACTATTGGGGTTGGTTGTAACCTTGCTAGTCGTAAACAGTTTAATGATACTTTAGTGGAAGCCTATAATACTCAACAACAAACAATTAATGAGTTGATGAATAAATTAGAGGTTAATCATGGAGAATTAACTGAAAAACTCACCAATAATCAAACAGATTTAGCTAATCGAGTGGAAAAATTACAGTTATCTATGCAAGATAATTTAGCTAAACAAAAACAAGATATTAACAGTGAAATTAAAAGGCTCGAATTACAACATCAAGACTTAAATAATATTGTTAGTAATATTAAAGAAGTAGAAACTTTTTCTCAGGAATTACGCTCTCAACCTGACTCCGCCGACTTCTTTTATCAAAGAGGATTAAGTTACGAAAAATTAGGTAATTATCATGGAGCGATCGAAGACTATACTGAAGCTATTAAGAAAAACTCTAGCCTTGCTAAAGCCTACCATAAAAGAGGAGTTCTTTACCT encodes the following:
- a CDS encoding 2Fe-2S iron-sulfur cluster-binding protein, yielding MAKSIRLDPLGTDTAIKTNDNLLSGLLKSQLNVLQECGGRGMCSTCHVYIKEGMESLSPLNRREKRTLEVITTCKLNSRLACQARVIGEGVVVELPSGMYLSQIDDVESLIGRRAQQNILHPISGKILVEEGKLITRSMISQLENTKGEVTQYLANTSDAV
- a CDS encoding tetratricopeptide repeat protein; the encoded protein is MIEKKQDIIGFTGLGVSVVGVIASVALNNPLLASIPLTIGVGCNLASRKQFNDTLVEAYNTQQQTINELMNKLEVNHGELTEKLTNNQTDLANRVEKLQLSMQDNLAKQKQDINSEIKRLELQHQDLNNIVSNIKEVETFSQELRSQPDSADFFYQRGLSYEKLGNYHGAIEDYTEAIKKNSSLAKAYHKRGVLYLDDGAKQKAVDDLRKAALLYFEQGDIESYHQAREMSRNIHELRTDSNGNVSEMVVGTKLFGE